The genomic interval AAAATTCCGTTTTCTATTCCTGCAAGCGATAAATTACGTCCATTCACGGTAACTCTGTTTTTTGTCCATGGTGCATCTGTGTCTTTTATACTTTTTACATTTGGATTATCTAATATCAAATCTACCGTTACAGCATTATATAAGTTTATGTAGTAAGCAAGTAGTTCTTGTACACTCCAATTGTTAGAGGGTGATAATGATGATAATTGATCTAAATAAGACGTAAGTGCAGCACGATCGTTTTGAAAGCCTTTATAATCGACAAGACCTTTTTTATTAACGTATTTCTTGAGGAGGATGTCCCATTTAGAGTGATCTACATTCACAGATGAATTTGCTGTGGTGGATGTAAGTGTACCTTCAACTTCCTTAGTAGGTTGGCCTTGACTCGTAATTCCTGCGGCAGATAGTAGCGAGCAGCTTTCAACAATGCAAAGAATACTTAAAATTGTAAAAAGGTGTAATAAGTTTTTCATCATATGTAATTTTAGTTGCGAATGTAAATTGCATCTTGCTATATAGCACACTCTTTAATAATAATTTAGGTCATTTTTTACAACATAGTACTATACCTACGTAAAAAATATAGGTAGAGATGTGACTTTTTTTAAAAAGAATACACTTATACTATAAAAGCAACCATCATTGACTACAAAAGAATCAAAATTTACTCAGCTTATAAAAGATAATGAGGGTATTATCTATAAAATAGTGATGACTTATGCTGATAATCGAGAAGACCAAATGGACTTATATCAAGATGTCGTTTTGCAGTTATGGAAGGGTTACGATAGCTTTAAAGGAGATTCTAAAATAAGTACTTGGATGTATCGTGTGGCACTTAATACCTCTTTCAGTTTTATACGTAAAGAAAAACGTAAAGTAAAGTCAATTGCTTTAGATCATATTCATCTTGTTTATGAAGTAAAGGACCAATTACTAGAAGAAAGGGTTAGGGAACTTTATGCTCAAATAAAACAATTAAATGATATAGAAAAAGGTATTATGTTGTTATTGCTAGAGGGTAAGAAATATGAAGAAATTGCAAACATAACAGGATTTTCAAAAACAGCTATAAGCACTAGAATCTCACGCATTAAAGAAAAACTAAAAAAGCAACTTGTTAACTAGAGATTATTATGGATTTAGAACAGATGCAGAAAACTTGGTTACAAATGAGCAAAGAGCTCGACCAGCAAAAAAACCTCACAAATGAACTTATTATGAAAATGGCACAACGAGATTATAATTCAAAAATCAACAAGTTAATACGCACAGAAACTATAGGTGCAGTTATCTGTCTAAGCACTATAGTATATGTACTCTATAATTTTTCAAAATTTCAATCGTGGCAATCACAACTTTGTGCAATTATATTAATCATTACACTTCTCACAATGTCAGTAGGATCTTTCTTTTTACTTAAGAAGTTTAAAGAAATAGATTTGCAAAGAGATAGTTTGAAAATAACTGTGGAGAAATATACTAGA from Dokdonia sp. Hel_I_53 carries:
- a CDS encoding DUF547 domain-containing protein, producing MMKNLLHLFTILSILCIVESCSLLSAAGITSQGQPTKEVEGTLTSTTANSSVNVDHSKWDILLKKYVNKKGLVDYKGFQNDRAALTSYLDQLSSLSPSNNWSVQELLAYYINLYNAVTVDLILDNPNVKSIKDTDAPWTKNRVTVNGRNLSLAGIENGILRKMNEPRIHFAINCASISCPPLLREAYTAGSINEQLDRATRDFINSEKNNIKKNNVELSSIFDFYTKDFYRGSNESLIPYINEYATVKVNTNAAVTFLPYNWDLNDQQ
- a CDS encoding RNA polymerase sigma factor, coding for MTTKESKFTQLIKDNEGIIYKIVMTYADNREDQMDLYQDVVLQLWKGYDSFKGDSKISTWMYRVALNTSFSFIRKEKRKVKSIALDHIHLVYEVKDQLLEERVRELYAQIKQLNDIEKGIMLLLLEGKKYEEIANITGFSKTAISTRISRIKEKLKKQLVN